The following are encoded in a window of Acropora muricata isolate sample 2 chromosome 6, ASM3666990v1, whole genome shotgun sequence genomic DNA:
- the LOC136920649 gene encoding myosin-VIIa-like isoform X2 codes for MTKDTNIVVLYDLETETMERNEEPGILSQFDFFSFAQGNFQNEEMCRFSRTPLLAPLLHNINKEDCLASCAISIAILRFMRDMPEPYFIEEDISSSEELKKTNIKKYSSGSTFKRKVVAEKASISFLRPNDVPPLTMMNRPTTNIEKIQFISSFGIRRTQRLRDEIYCQICRQLTNNPSKISCSSGWILMALCLGVFTPSNEQGPSGFGEYCCRILQRTLEVNCRRQPPTTVELEAVKNRLSPAVPVTFMDGSTKLFQVDPATTCAELCQLIKLSLGIKSIFGFSIYVASLEQVANWGCGTESIFDAVSLAEQYAQTKIKEDGPDTWKIYFRKDLFEPVVLSSGDKVATDLIYHQIIGGIRAGEYVCPQEKELINLIAKRYYIENGPEMEDGELRKVIKSTLHSPVDRATEDDMYSKVMAAFVVNDRIQDRADKHYIKEDVVLYAGTTWFKEFSRNFDATVSAGPKLPKVAVGLAINSRGITVYHKENAKALPLLGLDFSQMKKVKSERKGMYLDPVLMITTNRSTYSFRSSNADAICDLLNDLMTRDSNGNLDPVHT; via the exons ATGACAAAGGATACGAATATAGTTGTCTTGTACGATTTGGAAACAGAAACAATG GAAAGAAATGAAGAGCCTGGGATTTTGTCCCAATTTGATTTCTTCAGCTTTGCCCAAGGAAATTTCCAAAATGAGGAGATGTGCCGTTTTTCAAGGACGCCTCTTTTGGCACCATTACTACACAATATTAATAAAGAAGATTGTTTG GCCTCCTGTGCAATTTCGATTGCCATATTGCGATTTATGAGGGACATGCCAGAGCCATACTTTATCGAAGAAGACATCTcg AGTTCGGAGGAATTAAAGAAGACTAACATAAAGAAATATTCGTCTGGTTCCACCTTCAAAAGAAAAGTTGTTGCGGAAAAG GCCAGCATATCATTTTTGAGGCCCAACGATGTACCACCCTTGACAATGATGAATCGTCCTACCACAAATATCGAGAAAATACAATTTATTTCGAGCTTCGGGATTCGCCGCACTCAGCGTTTGAG GGATGAAATATATTGCCAAATTTGTCGTCAGCTCACAAACAACCCCTCTAAGATAAGCTGTTCTAGTGGGTGGATCCTCATGGCTCTATGCCTTGGAGTTTTCACGCCGTCAAATGAG CAAGGTCCTAGCGGTTTTGGGGAATACTGCTGCAGAATTCTACAGCGAACTCTCGAAGTTAACTGCAGACGCCAACCTCCTACGACTGTTGAATTAGAG GCTGTCAAAAATCGATTATCCCCCGCCGTACCGGTGACCTTCATGGATGGTTCAACGAAACTGTTCCAGGTCGACCCCGCTACGACTTGTGCAGAACTTTGTCAGCTAATCAAGCTAAGTCTTGGTATAAAGAGCATATTTGGCTTCTCGATCTACGTTGCTTCATTGGAGCAG GTCGCTAATTGGGGTTGTGGCACTGAAAGTATCTTCGACGCTGTATCTCTGGCTGAGCAATACGCACAGACCAAAATCAAGGAGGACGGCCCGGACACCTGGAAAATTTACTTTAGGAAAGATTTGTTTGAGCCCGTAGTGCTTTCCAGCGGTGACAAGGTGGCCACAGATTTGATTTATCATCAGATTATTGGCGGGATTCGAGCGGGAGAATACGTGTGTCCACAG GAAAAAGAATTGATCAATCTAATCGCTAAGCGATACTACATTGAGAATGGCCCAGAGATGGAAGATGGAGAGCTAAGAAAAGTTATCAAGTCAACTCTACACTCTCCAGTCGATAGAGCAACGGAGGACGACATGTATTCTAAAGTGATGGCAGCCTTCGTTGTG AATGACCGCATTCAAGATAGAGCCGACAAGCATTACATCAAAGAAGATGTTGTACTTTATGCAGGCACCACATGGTTTAAGGAATTCTCCCGTAACTTTGACGCCACTGTATCTGCAGGGCCAAAGCTTCCAAAAGTGGCTGTTGGCTTAGCGATCAATTCACGAGGTATTACAGTTTACCACAAGGAAAATGCAAAAGCTTTACCTTTACTTGGCTTGGACTTTTCACAGATGAAAAAGGTGAAGAGTGAGAG aaaaggaATGTACCTTGACCCCGTTTTGATGATAACTACAAATCGTTCGACTTATTCCTTCAGAAGTTCAAATGCTGATGCTATATGCGATCTTCTAAATGATCTAATGACACGAGACAGCAATGGCAATCTGGATCCTGTACACACATAA
- the LOC136920649 gene encoding myosin-VIIa-like isoform X1, with protein MTKDTNIVVLYDLETETMERNEEPGILSQFDFFSFAQGNFQNEEMCRFSRTPLLAPLLHNINKEDCLASCAISIAILRFMRDMPEPYFIEEDISSSEELKKTNIKKYSSGSTFKRKVVAEKASISFLRPNDVPPLTMMNRPTTNIEKIQFISSFGIRRTQRLRDEIYCQICRQLTNNPSKISCSSGWILMALCLGVFTPSNELFNYLKNFLKQGPSGFGEYCCRILQRTLEVNCRRQPPTTVELEAVKNRLSPAVPVTFMDGSTKLFQVDPATTCAELCQLIKLSLGIKSIFGFSIYVASLEQVANWGCGTESIFDAVSLAEQYAQTKIKEDGPDTWKIYFRKDLFEPVVLSSGDKVATDLIYHQIIGGIRAGEYVCPQEKELINLIAKRYYIENGPEMEDGELRKVIKSTLHSPVDRATEDDMYSKVMAAFVVNDRIQDRADKHYIKEDVVLYAGTTWFKEFSRNFDATVSAGPKLPKVAVGLAINSRGITVYHKENAKALPLLGLDFSQMKKVKSERKGMYLDPVLMITTNRSTYSFRSSNADAICDLLNDLMTRDSNGNLDPVHT; from the exons ATGACAAAGGATACGAATATAGTTGTCTTGTACGATTTGGAAACAGAAACAATG GAAAGAAATGAAGAGCCTGGGATTTTGTCCCAATTTGATTTCTTCAGCTTTGCCCAAGGAAATTTCCAAAATGAGGAGATGTGCCGTTTTTCAAGGACGCCTCTTTTGGCACCATTACTACACAATATTAATAAAGAAGATTGTTTG GCCTCCTGTGCAATTTCGATTGCCATATTGCGATTTATGAGGGACATGCCAGAGCCATACTTTATCGAAGAAGACATCTcg AGTTCGGAGGAATTAAAGAAGACTAACATAAAGAAATATTCGTCTGGTTCCACCTTCAAAAGAAAAGTTGTTGCGGAAAAG GCCAGCATATCATTTTTGAGGCCCAACGATGTACCACCCTTGACAATGATGAATCGTCCTACCACAAATATCGAGAAAATACAATTTATTTCGAGCTTCGGGATTCGCCGCACTCAGCGTTTGAG GGATGAAATATATTGCCAAATTTGTCGTCAGCTCACAAACAACCCCTCTAAGATAAGCTGTTCTAGTGGGTGGATCCTCATGGCTCTATGCCTTGGAGTTTTCACGCCGTCAAATGAG CTATTCAATTATCTCAAAAACTTTTTAAAGCAAGGTCCTAGCGGTTTTGGGGAATACTGCTGCAGAATTCTACAGCGAACTCTCGAAGTTAACTGCAGACGCCAACCTCCTACGACTGTTGAATTAGAG GCTGTCAAAAATCGATTATCCCCCGCCGTACCGGTGACCTTCATGGATGGTTCAACGAAACTGTTCCAGGTCGACCCCGCTACGACTTGTGCAGAACTTTGTCAGCTAATCAAGCTAAGTCTTGGTATAAAGAGCATATTTGGCTTCTCGATCTACGTTGCTTCATTGGAGCAG GTCGCTAATTGGGGTTGTGGCACTGAAAGTATCTTCGACGCTGTATCTCTGGCTGAGCAATACGCACAGACCAAAATCAAGGAGGACGGCCCGGACACCTGGAAAATTTACTTTAGGAAAGATTTGTTTGAGCCCGTAGTGCTTTCCAGCGGTGACAAGGTGGCCACAGATTTGATTTATCATCAGATTATTGGCGGGATTCGAGCGGGAGAATACGTGTGTCCACAG GAAAAAGAATTGATCAATCTAATCGCTAAGCGATACTACATTGAGAATGGCCCAGAGATGGAAGATGGAGAGCTAAGAAAAGTTATCAAGTCAACTCTACACTCTCCAGTCGATAGAGCAACGGAGGACGACATGTATTCTAAAGTGATGGCAGCCTTCGTTGTG AATGACCGCATTCAAGATAGAGCCGACAAGCATTACATCAAAGAAGATGTTGTACTTTATGCAGGCACCACATGGTTTAAGGAATTCTCCCGTAACTTTGACGCCACTGTATCTGCAGGGCCAAAGCTTCCAAAAGTGGCTGTTGGCTTAGCGATCAATTCACGAGGTATTACAGTTTACCACAAGGAAAATGCAAAAGCTTTACCTTTACTTGGCTTGGACTTTTCACAGATGAAAAAGGTGAAGAGTGAGAG aaaaggaATGTACCTTGACCCCGTTTTGATGATAACTACAAATCGTTCGACTTATTCCTTCAGAAGTTCAAATGCTGATGCTATATGCGATCTTCTAAATGATCTAATGACACGAGACAGCAATGGCAATCTGGATCCTGTACACACATAA
- the LOC136920649 gene encoding myosin-VIIa-like isoform X3, translating to MTKDTNIVVLYDLETETMERNEEPGILSQFDFFSFAQGNFQNEEMCRFSRTPLLAPLLHNINKEDCLASCAISIAILRFMRDMPEPYFIEEDISSSEELKKTNIKKYSSGSTFKRKVVAEKASISFLRPNDVPPLTMMNRPTTNIEKIQFISSFGIRRTQRLRDEIYCQICRQLTNNPSKISCSSGWILMALCLGVFTPSNELFNYLKNFLKQGPSGFGEYCCRILQRTLEVNCRRQPPTTVELEAVKNRLSPAVPVTFMDGSTKLFQVDPATTCAELCQLIKLSLGIKSIFGFSIYVASLEQVANWGCGTESIFDAVSLAEQYAQTKIKEDGPDTWKIYFRKDLFEPVVLSSGDKVATDLIYHQIIGGIRAGEYVCPQEKELINLIAKRYYIENGPEMEDGELRKVIKSTLHSPVDRATEDDMYSKVMAAFVVNDRIQDRADKHYIKEDVVLYAGTTWFKEFSRNFDATVSAGPKLPKVAVGLAINSRGITVYHKENAKALPLLGLDFSQMKKKRNVP from the exons ATGACAAAGGATACGAATATAGTTGTCTTGTACGATTTGGAAACAGAAACAATG GAAAGAAATGAAGAGCCTGGGATTTTGTCCCAATTTGATTTCTTCAGCTTTGCCCAAGGAAATTTCCAAAATGAGGAGATGTGCCGTTTTTCAAGGACGCCTCTTTTGGCACCATTACTACACAATATTAATAAAGAAGATTGTTTG GCCTCCTGTGCAATTTCGATTGCCATATTGCGATTTATGAGGGACATGCCAGAGCCATACTTTATCGAAGAAGACATCTcg AGTTCGGAGGAATTAAAGAAGACTAACATAAAGAAATATTCGTCTGGTTCCACCTTCAAAAGAAAAGTTGTTGCGGAAAAG GCCAGCATATCATTTTTGAGGCCCAACGATGTACCACCCTTGACAATGATGAATCGTCCTACCACAAATATCGAGAAAATACAATTTATTTCGAGCTTCGGGATTCGCCGCACTCAGCGTTTGAG GGATGAAATATATTGCCAAATTTGTCGTCAGCTCACAAACAACCCCTCTAAGATAAGCTGTTCTAGTGGGTGGATCCTCATGGCTCTATGCCTTGGAGTTTTCACGCCGTCAAATGAG CTATTCAATTATCTCAAAAACTTTTTAAAGCAAGGTCCTAGCGGTTTTGGGGAATACTGCTGCAGAATTCTACAGCGAACTCTCGAAGTTAACTGCAGACGCCAACCTCCTACGACTGTTGAATTAGAG GCTGTCAAAAATCGATTATCCCCCGCCGTACCGGTGACCTTCATGGATGGTTCAACGAAACTGTTCCAGGTCGACCCCGCTACGACTTGTGCAGAACTTTGTCAGCTAATCAAGCTAAGTCTTGGTATAAAGAGCATATTTGGCTTCTCGATCTACGTTGCTTCATTGGAGCAG GTCGCTAATTGGGGTTGTGGCACTGAAAGTATCTTCGACGCTGTATCTCTGGCTGAGCAATACGCACAGACCAAAATCAAGGAGGACGGCCCGGACACCTGGAAAATTTACTTTAGGAAAGATTTGTTTGAGCCCGTAGTGCTTTCCAGCGGTGACAAGGTGGCCACAGATTTGATTTATCATCAGATTATTGGCGGGATTCGAGCGGGAGAATACGTGTGTCCACAG GAAAAAGAATTGATCAATCTAATCGCTAAGCGATACTACATTGAGAATGGCCCAGAGATGGAAGATGGAGAGCTAAGAAAAGTTATCAAGTCAACTCTACACTCTCCAGTCGATAGAGCAACGGAGGACGACATGTATTCTAAAGTGATGGCAGCCTTCGTTGTG AATGACCGCATTCAAGATAGAGCCGACAAGCATTACATCAAAGAAGATGTTGTACTTTATGCAGGCACCACATGGTTTAAGGAATTCTCCCGTAACTTTGACGCCACTGTATCTGCAGGGCCAAAGCTTCCAAAAGTGGCTGTTGGCTTAGCGATCAATTCACGAGGTATTACAGTTTACCACAAGGAAAATGCAAAAGCTTTACCTTTACTTGGCTTGGACTTTTCACAGATGAAAAAG aaaaggaATGTACCTTGA
- the LOC136920349 gene encoding uncharacterized protein, with translation MTSLIHLVYVLVFSLVHVKTQTEFPEEPATEIEYQPIGGSLSNESTMQEVFARPLPPEELNMQILSSENETAARIPPPPPLPVNETPLECHKALDLGFLMDSSYTISPSLWEEQKSIVMNLLDKMNVSPSGTHLSVMSFSTDVEFPIPFNGYKDIDDLKRKVTQLSYHTGWSRTDLGLTAVKERMFDKRFGARDVGLVPRALLLFTNDKTDGSSDQNVNWTQEVSEAADEVKHAQIKIFCVKIGEAVLQDKASIASDTSLVFSQLNIDGMLKALNHLSAEACSNGDLPAVNYPSSPSAEQVVQYPVAAAVPAGACQIPQCTYPSICITAMIYQTCVAPTSSKSSSGTCASPGSCLTTQTITATDTATTTATKTQTDVVTSTKHKNVTSTVVETSTAMATSTAVVTATTTSTNTATSTEVATSTQVNTSTSTLTTTSTGVTTSTLVTTLTRTTTKTEVVTSTSQKNTTSTAVKTSHAVATSTAVVTATTTSTDTATSTQIKTATSTLTTTSTGVATSTLFATATHTNTFNTTQFATETSTKTINTTATHNTTVTQNATSFITATATSSAIATSTAVLTATSTAKITETLTTTSTAIQTKTLTNTLNHTLTRTQTLTTTSTSVVTSCSANCSKIEPSRSLSTIRSAPSIVTQQIESCSVNYNKLGCFVDDRINPRPLPELLFTDGDPGSKVHSGQRVNWDNWNSYLVDIVCRCAKAAKAKRYTHFAIQFYVECWSGPEASLTFARAGNTNQCVTMDFKECNPADKRECAGKLNTNFVYEMGVQAPPDKKLAPSALTPSTTPSSIAHCINIIYERVGCFTDKQVNDSNLALPEMLVNQTNTIIWDKWNEWLSQFLCRCAEEVSKTKYEIFGIHNYGECWSGTTAPKTYNKYGPSKRCIRSDFKQCEISGAKECAGEQSSNYVYRIVKPQASQEGFMQPPGTAAKQVETTAALYGNCAVDFKKEGCFNNLRNSRRLRELMFTDLDQNAVKYSGFPVDWGKFDAYLNDVACRCAQVSKAKGFTYFGIADFGECWSGKGAGKTIDREDSSRFCITKEFAQCDENDQNICSGNKTTTFVYSIPENYEPQQETTCFTQFENVGCYADKQLSPRPIPDLIFSDLDKESPKYSGNEARLGELDAYLSDVLCRCAEQTQELGYIFFGVQNHGECYSGPDSRITYNKDGPSDQCITRDFKQCHAGSHDKKENPKACVGAQGANYVYRISGTAN, from the exons ATGACTTCTTTGATTCATTTGGTGTATGTATTGGTTTTCTCCTTGGTACATGTGAAAACTCAAACGGAATTTCCCGAAG AGCCCGCCACAGAAATAGAATATCAACCGATTGGAGGGAGCCTGTCAAATGAATCAACCATGCAAGAAGTCTTCGCTAGACCACTTCCACCCGAGGAACTTAATATGCAAATTCTCTCTTCAGAGAATGAGACAGCAGCAAGAATACCCCCACCTCCACCATTGCCCGTTAACGAGACGCCTTTAG AATGCCACAAGGCTTTGGATTTGGGATTCTTGATGGACTCTTCTTACACAATTTCACCGTCGCTTTGGGAAGAGCAGAAGTCAATTGTAATGAATTTATTGGATAAGATGAACGTGTCACCTTCTGGAACACATCTGAGTGTCATGTCATTTAGCACTGACGTCGAGTTCCCTATTCCCTTTAATGGTTATAAAGATATTGATGATTTGAAAAGGAAGGTAACGCAACTGAGCTATCATACTGGATGGTCACGTACTGACCTTGGATTGACTGCAGTGAAAGAAAGAATGTTTGATAAACGTTTTGGAGCTAGAGATGTGGGTCTGGTGCCCAGGGCTCTATTGCTGTTCACAAACGACAAAACGGACG GATCATCCGACCAGAATGTCAACTGGACTCAGGAAGTCTCTGAAGCTGCTGATGAGGTCAAACATGCACAAATCAAGATCTTCTGTGTTAAAATAGGAGAAGCAGTGCTCCAAGATAAGGCAAGCATTGCAAGCGATACCTCTTTGGTATTTTCACAGTTGAACATCGATGGAATGTTAAAAGCATTAAATCATCTGAGTGCAGAAGCATGTAGCAATG GAGATTTGCCTGCCGTGAACTATCCCTCATCCCCATCCGCGGAACAAGTGGTACAGTATCCTGTAGCAGCAGCAGTGCCCGCAGGGGCATGCCAGATTCCCCAATGTACATACCCTTCAATCTGCATCACAGCTATGATCTACCAGACCTGCGTTGCTCCTACGTCCTCGAAATCCTCGAGCGGCACGTGCGCTAGCCCTGGATCGTGTTTGACAACTCAAACAATAACTGCAACAGACACTGCTACAACAACTGCCACAAAAACTCAAACAGACGTTGTTACTAGCACAAAGCACAAGAACGTAACAAGTACAGTTGTCGAGACCAGCACTGCCATGGCAACGTCAACAGCTGTTGTCACGGCAACTACCACGTCCACTAACACAGCAACGAGTACAGAGGTAGCAACCTCTACGCAAGTTAATACTTCAACTTCCACATTAACCACCACCAGCACTGGAGTGACAACAAGCACACTCGTTACTACGTTAACGCGAACAACAACTAAAACCGAAGTTGTTACCAGCACAAGTCAAAAGAACACAACAAGTACGGCTGTCAAGACCAGCCATGCCGTCGCAACGTCAACAGCTGTTGTCACGGCAACGACAACATCCACCGACACAGCAACATCCACGCAAATTAAAACAGCAACTTCAACCTTGACCACAACAAGCACTGGAGTGGCAACCAGCACTCTGTTTGCCACGGCAACCCACACAAACACTTTCAATACGACTCAGTTTGCGACTGAAACTTCAACTAAGACAATAAATACTACAGCGACTCACAATACAACTGTGACGCAAAATGCCACCAGCTTCATCACAGCTACGGCAACCTCCTCTGCCATTGCCACAAGTACGGCTGTTTTAACAGCAACAAGTACAGCAAAAATTACTGAGACACTTACTACAACCAGCACTGCAATCCAGACAAAAACATTGACTAACACTCTAAACCACACATTAACTCGAACCCAAACACTAACAACTACCTCAACTAGCGTAGTGACTTCGTGTAGCGCTAACTGCAGTAAGATCG agcctTCGCGAAGTCTCTCTACAATCAGATCAGCCCCGTCCATTGTAACGCAACAGATAGAGA GTTGTTCCGTCAATTACAATAAACTTGGTTGCTTCGTCGACGACCGAATTAATCCTCGGCCGTTGCCGGAACTTTTATTCACGGATGGAGATCCAGGGAGCAAAGTTCACAGCGGGCAAAGAGTGAACTGGGATAACTGGAACAGCTACTTAGTTGATATCGTCTGCCGATGTGCTAAAGCGGCAAAGGCAAAACGGTACACCCactttgcaattcagttctACG ttgagtgttggtccggtccaGAAGCCTCATTAACATTTGCTCGCGCTGGAAATACCAATCAGTGTGTGACTATGGATTTTAAAGAGTGCAATCCCGCTGATAAAAGAGAGTGCGCTGGAAAGCTAAACACGAACTTTGTCTATGAGATGGGCGTCCAAG CTCCTCCCGATAAAAAGCTGGCCCCATCCGCTCTCACCCCGTCTACAACACCCTCGAGTATTG CACATTGCATCAACATCATATATGAAAGAGTCGGGTGTTTTACGGACAAACAAGTTAACGATTCCAATCTAGCGCTTCCTGAAATGCTAGTCAACCAAACCAATACAATCATCTGGGACAAATGGAATGAATGGCTCTCGCAGTTCCTCTGCCGTTGTGCTGAAGAAGTTTCCAAAACGAAATATGAAATTTTCGGGATTCATAATTATG GCGAGTGCTGGTCTGGAACGACAGCTCCTAAAACTTATAACAAATATGGTCCGTCTAAGCGGTGCATCCGCTCAGATTTCAAACAATGTGAGATCAGCGGTGCTAAAGAGTGTGCAGGGGAACAGAGTTCAAATTATGTCTATCGAATTGTAAAACCCCAAG CATCTCAAGAGGGTTTCATGCAACCTCCAGGGACAGCTGCCAAACAAGTCGAAACGACAGCGGCCCTTTATG GTAATTGTGCGGTTGACTTCAAGAAGGAAGGCTGTTTCAATAACTTGAGGAATTCCAGACGTTTAAGAGAGCTGATGTTCACAGATCTTGATCAGAATGCTGTTAAATACAGCGGCTTCCCTGTGGACTGGGGCAAGTTTGACGCTTACCTAAATGATGTGGCATGCCGTTGTGCGCAAGTCTCAAAGGCCAAGGGATTCACCTATTTCGGGATTGCGGACTTCG GTGAGTGCTGGTCAGGGAAAGGAGCTGGCAAAACTATTGACAGAGAAGACTCATCTCGGTTCTGTATTACCAAGGAATTCGCCCAGTGTGACGAGAATGATCAAAATATTTGCAGCGGGAACAAGACAACTACATTCGTCTACTCTATTCCCGAGAATTACGAGCCACAACAAG AAACCACTTGCTTTACCCAATTCGAGAATGTGGGTTGTTATGCAGACAAACAACTGTCTCCTCGACCAATACCAGACCTCATTTTTTCGGATTTGGACAAGGAGTCTCCAAAGTACAGTGGCAATGAAGCAAGGCTTGGAGAACTGGATGCTTATCTGAGTGACGTTCTGTGCAGATGTGCTGAGCAAACCCAGGAGCTTGGTTATATTTTCTTTGGAGTTCAAAATCATG GCGAATGCTACTCGGGTCCAGATTCTAGGATTACTTACAACAAAGATGGACCCTCTGATCAGTGCATCACACGAGACTTCAAACAATGTCACGCTGGTAGCCATGACAAGAAGGAAAATCCGAAGGCCTGCGTTGGAGCACAAGGTGCAAACTATGTTTACAGAATAAGTGGTACTGCAAACTAA